A window from Pagrus major chromosome 4, Pma_NU_1.0 encodes these proteins:
- the sltm gene encoding SAFB-like transcription modulator — protein sequence MATGAISTECKKISELRVVDLKSELKQRNLDTTGVKSVLLSRLRQALEDEGGDPEIIQIQPPTDSLTRKGGKAKGRKGDSDVDTTGDEDVLSKETEEDESEKDVTDTDDGTRENSKPAPCEDSLAQPEAEVEAEAEPESEAAAAEADSEPEPEVDAEPDLDGEAEPEVDEDAEPEVDEDADPEMDGEAEPEVEAEPEMETDDLAEMDAEAISSSKEAEDDHLSVSIPNEDAITLDVDGDDLLETGKHVKLPDTEAEKGTDEPEASAEMGPDDDMKAEETEGKKDDGSRGEAAKKDGREALKKAETGDKEKDSGKKGPSTTGASGQAKSSSRDRDGKAAKDDKGVVSSSSNSSSSRNIWVSGLSSNTKAADLKNLFGKYGKVLSAKVVTNARSPGSKCYGLVTMSSSTEVTRCVSHLDCTELHGQQIYVERAKNDPFKKDSSKKEAEDKASSSKSSDKRISTGAKLTNKTPPSYKKEDKKLDKLSEKDKDLSKKQDPKGGKSESVSSNSGQDSSKKDDRKHGRPKSPGKMVPIYHNKGDSNFGKMRPFRRGRYFDKPFVNMNVQRRPKWLIPPEELEMMKDKPRPFNNKGEDILPFEKMKEQRMRERMARVDRVRRAVELRRRREIAERDRRERERVRLLREREERENLLRERQRLEMERQKLERERLERERLERERVRIEQERRKEAERMAREREELRRQQEQLRYEQEKRNNLKRGREVEHGRRDDPYWNGNKKMQSESDVRLNQGSNFNRQQNRFSNFNPRERGRFPEAAAEQPNTYDRRNRFDGEPEVKKSRPAPHRESSGFDRYPKNFETVRRAEPPPPPRTELRDTDRRDRDERRPVPIHDRPMGARATMPSMSHNRSPRDGGHGWKNDGGINSNKGDLRGPMRMRAERPGRDGPGPSLRGGSSSSRGRSSFNERDTRPMVMSNQPFTSGRQVVVERQHREQGMRKEWHGGSSSQERGFPDNRRMGESRGSMMAPSSHSSSGLNRIVQITSSSIPSGGNVGGFKPYKGTPRQF from the exons ATGGCGACGGGTGCCATTTCCACGGAGTGTAAGAAAATATCCGAATTAAGAGTTGTTGACCTTAAATCCGAGCTGAAACAAAGGAATTTAGACACAACTGGTGTAAAGAGCGTCCTTCTATCAAGACTGAGACAG GCTCTTGAGGATGAAGGTGGAGACCCAGAAATCATTCAGATCCAGCCTCCAACTGACTCGTTAACTCGGAAAGGTGGAAAAGCAAAAG GGAGAAAAGGGGATTCAGATGTGGACACCACAGGGGACGAAGATGTGTTGTCCAAG gAAACTGAAGAGGATGAATCAGAAAAGG ATGTAACTGATACAGATGATGGTACTCGTGAAAATTCTAAGCCAGCACCGTGTGAAGACAGCCTCGCTCAGCCTGAGGCTGAGGTCGAGGCTGAGGCTGAACCAGAGTCAGAGGCTGCGGCGGCTGAGGCTGACTCAGAGCCCGAGCCAGAGGTCGATGCTGAGCCAGACCTGGATGGGGAGGCTGAGCCAGAGGTGGATGAGGATGCTGAGCCAGAGGTAGATGAGGATGCCGACCCAGAGATGGATGGGGAGGCTGAGCCAGAGGTGGAGGCTGAGCCAGAGATGGAGACTGACGATCTGGCTGAGATGGATGCTGAAGCCATCAGTTCCTCTAAAGAAGCTGAGGACGATCACCTGTCCGTCTCAATCCCAAATGAAGATGCCATCACCCTAGATGTCGATGGCGACGATCTCCTGGAAACAGGTAAACATGTGAAACTTCCAGATACAGAGGCCGAGAAGGGCACTGATGAGCCAGAGGCCTCTGCTGAGATGGGCCCAGATGATGACATGAAGGCGGAAGAGACGGAGGGTAAGAAAGATGATGGATCCAGGGGTGAGGCTGCGAAGAAAGACGGCAGAGAGGCCTTGAAGAAAGCTGAAACGGGAGATAAAGAAAAGGATTCTGGGAAGAAAGGCCCCTCCACTACTGGGGCATCAGGTCAAGCAAAGAG CTCTTcaagagacagagatggaaaaGCTGCAAAAGATGACAAGG GAGTCGTTAGCAgtagcagcaacagcagctctTCTCGTAACATTTGGGTAAGCGGCCTGTCTTCAAACACCAAAGCTGCTGATCTGAAGAACCTGTTTGGCAAATACGGGAAG GTTTTGAGCGCCAAGGTGGTTACAAATGCTCGCAGCCCTGGTTCAAAGTGCTATGGCTTGGTGACGATGTCCTCCAGTACAGAGGTGACACGGTGCGTCTCCCACCTCGACTGTACAGAGCTTCACGGACAGCAGATATATGTTGAAAGG gccAAAAATGATCCATTCAAAAAGGACAGCTCAAAGAAGGAAGCAGAGGACAAAGCAAGTTCAAGCAAATCAAGTGACAAGCGCATTTCCACAGGAGCAAAGTTGACTAACAA AACACCACCATCTTACaaaaaagaagacaagaaaTTGGATAAACTTTCAGAAAAGGACAAAGATTTATCCAAGAAACAGGATCCCAAAGGTGGAAAATCTGAGTCTGTATCATCCAACTCTGGACAAGATTCTTCGAAGAAAGATGACAGAAAGCATGGGC GGCCAAAGAGCCCAGGCAAGATGGTGCCGATTTATCATAACAAAGGCGACTCTAATTTTggaaaaatgagacctttcAGGAGGGGGAGATACTTTGATAAA CCATTTGTCAACATGAACGTTCAAAGGCGGCCAAAATGGTTGATTCCTCCTGAAGAG TTGGAGATGATGAAAGACAAACCGCGTCCTTTTAATAACAAGGGGGAAGACATCCTGCCATTTGAGAAGATGAAGGAGCAGAGGATGCGTGAACGGATGGCTCGTGTGGACCGTGTCCGTAGAGCCGTCGAGTTGCGCAG GCGTCGTGAAATTGCTGAACGAGATCGTCGGGAGCGTGAGCGTGTCCGTCTCTTGCGTGAGCGAGAAGAACGGGAGAACCTGCTTCGGGAGCGCCAGAGactggagatggagagacaaaAACTGGAAAGGGAGCGcctggagagggagaggcttgagagagagagagtccgaATTGAGCAG gAACGGCGTAAAGAGGCAGAGCGCATGGCACGTGAACGTGAGGAGCTGCGAaggcagcaggagcagctccGATATgagcaagaaaaaagaaacaatctcAAGAGAGGCCGTGAAGTGGAACACGG TCGAAGAGACGACCCCTATTGGAATGGCAACAAGAAGATGCAGTCTGAGTCTGATGTCCGTTTGAACCAAGGCTCAAACTTCAACCGGCAGCAGAACCGCTTTTCGAACTTCAATCCCAGAGAGAGAGGTCGCTTTCcagaggctgctgctgagcAACCCAACACGTATGACAG ACGTAACCGGTTTGATGGTGAGCCAGAGGTAAAGAAGAGCCGCCCTGCTCCTCACAGAGAGAGCTCTGGCTTTGACCGTTACCCCAAGAACTTTGAAACGGTCCGCAGAGCTgagccacctcctcctccccgcaCCGAACTCCGGGACACAGACcgcagagacagagatgagaggCGGCCTGTTCCCATTCATGATCGCCCTATGGGAGCCAGAGCTACAATGCCGAGCATGTCGCACAACCGTTCACCCAGGGATGGAGGGCATGGATGGAAGAATGATGGAGGCATAAACTCCAACAAGGGAGACTTACG AGGACCTATGCGCATGCGTGCAGAGCGACCAGGCAGAGACGGTCCAGGCCCTTCACTTAGAGGAGGCTCCTCAAGCAGCCGTGGAAGAAGCAGCTTTAATGAACGAGACACAAGACCCATGGTGATGAGCAATCAG cCGTTCACCTCAGGCCGACAGGTGGTGGTGGAACGTCAACACCGGGAGCAGGGAATGAGAAAGGAGTGGCACGGTGGATCAAGCTCCCAGGAAAGGGGCTTCCCCGATAATCGCAGAATGGGAGAAAGCCGGGGCAGCATGATGGCTCCTTCAAG tcacTCTTCATCTGGACTGAACCGAATTGTACAGATCACCAGCAGCTCCATTCCCAGCGGTGGCAACGTGGGCGGGTTCAAGCCCTACAAAGGAACGCCGCGGCAGTTCTAA